TCCAACACCAGCGATTCCAGTTTTTGAGGATCCCATTCTTCCTGAGCTTGTATTAAAAACAGGGGAGAAAAACTCAAAAAAAGGATTGGAAGAATTTTGGTGCCCGTTGTGTAAATTTTTTTCAGCGGTATGAAAGTTTTGTAAGCCGTGTTTTTAAACCATTCCGTCATGGAGTAAATAAATTGGAATCTAACGGATGAGGGTGATTTCGCCTGTCAAACGCTGCTCTTCTTGACCCGGTACTTGATACAATATTTGGAAAACATAGACACCCGGATTAACAGGATTCCCCTTAAATCGGCCATCCCAACCCACCATGCTTTCGACGCTGACATTGCCCTCATGAAAAATTCTTGCTCCCCAGCGATCATAAATTTGCATGGATTTCAACAAGCTGCCGGGAGGCGCATGGTAGATTTTAAAGTGGTCATTGACCAAATCCTGGTTGGGAGAAAAAGCATTTGGAATATAAATTTCATACTTGGTCCGTACCACAATTGCCAAGCTGCTGATATGTTCGCAGCCATTTTCATCCACTAGTTTGAGTGTATAATTGGTATTTTCAATTGGGTTTGCATCCGGGTTGGGACAATCGGTACAGCTCAAACCATTGGCTGGCGTCCATTCAATGCGGACGGGAACAAAATTTGATGTATAGCTTAATGGTATTTTTTCTCTGGCAAGAATGGTGTATTCAATGGGATGAGTCACTTGAAGATCTATAAATTCTAAGTTCACATCAATGATGGAGTCGCAGCCAAATTGATTCGAGCCAGGGAGGACAGCTTGCCCCGTGGGATGGTCGATATCAAATTTCATTCCGTTGATCCAGATAAATTGATCCTTGCAAAATAAATCCTGATAAACAGAGTGCCCTGGCTCATTGACAATAATTTCAATTTGCAGGACGCTGTCGCAGCCGGTGTGGGAAGCATTCTTTAAAGTATCCGAACCCATGGGGTTTTTGGCTGAGTAGTATTTTCTTCCAATCAATACACTGTCACCCCGGCAGATTTCTTTTTGGTACAAATGGCTCACAGTTTGGTCAAAACTCAAATCAATCTCAAGTATGGAATCACAGCCCATGATAGCACTGCCTTTGAAATATTCAGTTCCTGCAGGATGGGAGGAATTGTAGATCGTATTGTTGATGCGAATCTCATCGTTTTCACAATAGCTGGCCACAAGTTTTCCTCTGGCTTCTGGCAAAAAATAGATTTGAATATCTACGATGCTGTCGCAAAATGAATGAGATGCCCCCTTCAGAATCTCAAATGCCGTGGGATTGTTTTGATCAAATGTTCGGCCGTTGATTTGCAAAGTTTCTCCAAAACACAGGCTATCCCGATAGGTGAAAATGGCATGGTCTATTAAGCGCACCGTAATTTGCACCACAGAATCACATCCTAAATAACTCATCCCCTTTAAGGTGTCAAATCCGGTCAAATTATTTTTGTGATAAATTTGTCCATGGATCAGGAGACTATCATCACTGCATAAAATGGGATTGTATTGGTAAAATGACAAGGGATGAAAATTCAAATTAAGCTCGACCATGCTGTCACACATTTGATAAGAGGCAGAAGGAAGAATTTCGATACCCTTTGGATTGAATTTGTCATAGCGCTTACCTTGCACTATAATAAAATCATTGTCGCAAAGTTGGGCCATATAATTTCCTTTTGCTTCCTGCAAAAATTCCAGTTGCACATTGACCAGGGTATCGCATTCATTTGGATTCAACGCATGTATGGTATCCTGGCCGGATGGACGCGAGCGGTCATAGCGGTTTTGCCCGATTATAAAAAATTCATCCGGACAGAGGTCTTTTTTTATCAAGTCCATTTGGGCATTGCTGCTTACCCTTACCTGGATCATTTGAAAATCTGAACAGCTTCCTGAACTGTCTGCTGCATATATATATAAAGGTGTAGATTGCCGGATGGTGTCGCCTGGATTATAAAATGAACCTGAACCATTGGGATTGTTGTAATACCCAACCGAATGCTGGATGTATTTACCTGTAATTGGAGGAAGGATTACCTGATTACAACCGACCAGATCTGCTAAGCGATCAATGGCTGGAGTTGGTCTGATAAGTAAAGTAAAGATTGCTGTATCACTGATGCAATGGTTGGCCGGATCAATCCAATACATGATCGGAAAACGACCATGGCCGGAAACCTGAGTATCCCAGAGATAACCATTTAAGGCACCCGTTTGACTTAAGTCAAAAAATTTTCCCGCGGGATCAATGGCTCCAAATGTTTGTCTTAGATCAATCGATAGATTATTATTGCAGATTGCCGAAAGACTATCGGGACCTACCGTCAGTTTGGTTTTGACTTCAATTTCCAAAATCGCTGTGTCTGGTCCACATACCTTTCCGAAGTTTGTGATAAATAATACCTCAATAATCTGTCCAGAAAGACCCATGGCAGAGAAAAGACTATCGGGCAACCACTCCATGCTGGATAAATTATAATAGCGACCTGTTGACCGGGCTGGGACATATTGGCTTAGATCAATTTGGGATCCTTCACAAATGTTGATTTTTGTATCGGATCCTGCGGAATTTCTTAATTCAATCTCTACATAGAAACTGTCCAATGTAATGCATTTTTTTGTCGAGTCAATCAGATAGATCCAACTTGATGTGAATAAGCTGTCTCCGCTTTGAAGCTTTGTACCTGATCCCACTGCGTCCAGGTACATCGAGGCATTTGAAGAAAGATTGCGGCCTTTCAATGGAGGTATCAAATAATATTGACAGACGCTCGTGTCTGATTTGTTTTCAAATTCCGGAGCAGGAATCACTTCCACAGAAATTAATGCGGGCAAGGACTTGCAGGTTCCATCATCGACCAGCGCATAAAAAATATGAGATTTTGTAAGAATTTCTCCCGTAATTCTATTGTTTAGCAAACTGTCAGAATAAAATTCAATCTGGTGAGGCATTCCCATGGTGATTTGGTCCATCAGCGATTGCGGGTCAAAAAAGGATTCGCCATTGACATCTCCGCAAATTGAAATGGAAACAGAATTAGCCTTGGGAAGCGGAAGAGACTTTAATCTAATTTCTACTGATTCTGAAAAACAATCTTTGGCGATTGTTTGAGCATAGATGGTATCACTGCCACTGATTTGAATGGGTGGTTGAAGGGGATTGGTCAATAGTTTGTCCGAATAAAATTTCACTTCTAATCCAGGGTCATTTTTCTTCAATGAATCGATTACATTTTTCAAATCAAAAGTGGATTGACCCATTCCATCATCGCATTGTGAAAAATCCATGGGAGGGATGTTTTGACTCTTTCGCACAAATAGACTGATTGGAATGGCATTGGACTTGCATGGATTTTGATAAATGACGACCCATATCATTTGTCCCGAAGTTCTCAAACTGTCTTTAATCGGCTGAGTGGTCAAACTGTCGTAATAATAAAGGATGCTATCCACCTGAACACCACCGGTGATGACGGTATCCAATTTTTTCAAACGGAAAATTCCGGTGCCATCGCCCAGATCGCAGAGCGTATCACCCACTGATTTTGCAGGAGGTAATGGATAAACGATCAGTTGTATTTCAACCGGCTTGGATGCGCATTTGTCATTGAGGGTAATGGCATAAATGCTCGTGGCAGAACTGAAATACGGCGATTGAATTTCTGTATTCAAATCCGGGTCCGAAAAAAATTTGACCTTGAGCAATGGGTTATTGCCAGTTATGGTACTGATGATATCCGACAATCTAAAGCTGGCGCCAGCTAATTTTTCTTCGCACAACTGCATGCTGGTGGGACGCGCAAATGGCAGAGGATTTACAGTGAGCCTAACGGGTATGGGATCTGATTTGCAACTTCCTTCTACGACTCTTGCAAAAATAGTGGTGGAGCTACTTGTAAAAGGTGATTGGATAGGACCAGTGCCATTGGCATTCCGGTACCATTCAATGGTGCCCTGACCGCCTGGATTCAATACATCTTGTTCATAATCTTCTAAAATGAAAGTACCTCTTCCATTTTCCTCTTCACAAATTTCCTTACTGATGGGTCTTCCAGAAGGACACTTCACGCTGATTTCAAATCTCTCCGTGAAAATTTCCGGACAACACATCGGATCGGGTTTTGGATTCACAATGCCAACGATTTCATAGGTCTTGCCACACCATGATTTTGGGATGGTAAATGTAAAAGGATCAATGGTACTTATTGCCGGATCGTAACTTCCGGGACCAGAGATGGTCGCAGCACATCCTCCGTTTGTAATACCTCCAGCCCAGGCATCTCCTTCACCAATGAGAGCGGGGTCATCGGTATCATAACTGACGGTGGCTCCACACGCACAACCATTAATTGTCATGGATTGCGTTCTGATGCCATTGGATGTAAAATTGGAAAATGCGCCGATGGATCTGTTGCAGGAATTCTTGCTTACAAAAACTTTAAGTCCCAATCCACAAACTGCGGAAAAATCATAAGGGTAAGTGGGACTGCTACTGGTAAATATAATCCATATCGCATTGCCTGGTAAATTGTAACCCCCACCCACTGAAGTGGCCATACAACTTACCATGCCGGCAGGACCTGGGGCAATGGCACAGGTAGATCCAATGTCTCCATTGCCAGCTCCAAAATTGTTGTTGGCATCAAAATCAAATGCAAACGAACTGGTATTAAAACCACTTCCCGTCCATAGGATGATAAACTCATTTTGTGCTTCGGATCCGCAAGCGTCTATCATAAATCCAAGCAGCTCCGGACAAATTCTACAGTTTCCTCCCGGCGTGGAAATATTGGCAGTTCCAAAAAGACTGCCCTGGTTAATATAAGGATTAAATCCTGTCTGTTCGCTAAAATAATATTCTATTTTTCCTCCGTTGGGTAAATCCAAACCGGTAAGTCTGATGGTAAGTAAATCAGCTTCACACAATTCACAGGATGGCAAACAATCTGGTGTAATGATAGTAGAGGTGATTTCCGGGCATTGCGCATTCAAATAAAAAGAGATAAGAATGAATAATGAAGGAAGTCCGAAAATTCGATGGATCACTGTTATGGAATTTCACAACAAATATCATATAAAATTTCTACAAATGATCCGCCTTTTTATTCTTGGAGAAGGATGCTGCGAAATGTTGGTTTGATTTTATTCGTTGAAAAAGTCTCTGGCTCTGCGGGAGAATGCCCTTTGCACACCTTTTGCATCCAAAGGATTTTCTCCTTCGTATTCGTCTTTTACTTTGCGGTACAGCTCCAACTCCCATTTGGGATTGGACAACTCACCATAGGCAGTACTGTGAAGCAATCTGTAATTCTGTCCTCCCATGTCCAGATTGTAAAATAAAAATTTCACATTGTTCTGTCCGGTTTTTTGAATTTTGTCGTACTTCCATATCTCATATGGATAGGCTCCGGCATCAATCTCTTCTCTGAAAATTTCTATTGGCTTTCCATATTTTAAATAGATTCTGCCGCGATCTGATTCAAATCCATATCCAAAGCCGGAATAAAACATCCTGTTGGCTTCATTTACCAATTCCATGTGTTGCTGAAATTTTTCAATCGCATTCGCACCATGGCTGTCTTTCCAATATCTATAAACAAACATACGCTTGCCATCCAATTTTTTCTGATTGATCAAATCATCTGCAACAGCCTGATGTGGGGTAGAAATCAGTGTATAAAGTGCTTTGATGGCAATGTGAATGCTGTCATCGCTCAGCTGTTGGAAAAATCGTTCATCCAAAGAGTTTTCGTATTGTACTTTGTGAATCCTATCCCAAAATGGATTCATCCGATAAAACTCTACTCCTGTACTGAAGTATGTATTTTGAGCTTTATCTTTGATGCTCGCTTTTAAAATATATTTCCCGGAAGGAAGGTGGCTGATGTCTTTATTTTGAACAATATAGTCAATGGACTTGGTTTCTCTTCGTTTGATCCATTTGTCTATTAACTGACTTTTTCCAAAAGTGTCGAGCAGGAACAATTCGTTTTCCAGATAATAGTGTTTTTCTGGAAGCAGATTCGTTTGATATGTTTCGATGAAATAAGGTAAAATGTATTGCGTAGGGACCGATATTGAATAGGGAAGCGGTTCATAATAAAATCCATATTTGACCATAGAATGAAGGCTATCTTCACTGGACTTTATGGTGGACAGCAGTTGGATGTCAGATATAAATGGATTCGAAGGAGGAGCTTCCACATGCACGAATTTGATCAAGGATATTTCCTGATGGATATCCAGCAGGTCAGTCAGGATAACTTCCAATTCGTAATCTCCGGGATTTATTTCCCATCTTAGATTAAACAACATTGGAGCAGAATGATTTGAAAATTTATTTTGCAGGTTTACTTTATCAGCCATTTGAATGGCTTCCTTTGATTTCAATACAAGGGTGGCCTGCACCTGGTGGTTAAAGCTGCTGTCTGCTGCGTAATGGCGTTTTAAATCCTCTGTTGGAATGTAAAGGCAGATTTCCAAATAGTTTTTACCTTCGGAGTAGTAGCCAAAAGTTTGTACATCAGCATGAATGGCAAGGGTATATTTTAAGAATATCAGTAGAAGAAGTCCGGTCAAAAAAAGTCGGTTTTTCATCCCTTGATCAATAGAAATTTAAAAAGAGTGCCGTGCAGTTGAGTGCTAAGGTAAAGTGTATCTTTATGTGGCTTTTCAATGATGTATTGGATGGTTTCAGGTTCCATTTGAACCAGGGTATCGGATTGCTGGATGTACTTTGATTCCATCACATCACCCTGATAATTGGTAATCATTATGTCGGATTGAAAATCAAAAAACGCGCCATCGAAAGTATTCGTTTTTGTATCATTTCTCCAGGCTTCATATACTGCCCATTTTCCGCTCAGTTGCTCAAGCTGACTTGGCTTGGAATCATTGCAGGAACTACCGTACAGCGCAAGGCCCAGAAGAATTAAACGTGGATTCATATTTTGGCTTTCTTGTTCCAAAGGTAGTATGTTTTCCTGTATCTTTAACGTATGAAAAATGAAAATGCTTTTATTTTTATAACAGGAGCTAGTTCAGGAATTGGTCGCGAGCTGATTCATTGGTTCTCAGCAGAGTTCAAGCTAATCGTTACAGTCAGAAAAGAGCAACAGAAATCAGAAATAATTAACAATTATCCTGATGTTATAGTGGTCATCATGGATTTTGAGCAGGAACAATCTTTGGTGAATGGCTTTGATGAAGTAAGGAAGATTCTGAATGGAAAGTCGCTGTTTGCCTTGATCAACAATGCGGGAATTGCTGTCCCCGGGCCCATTGCATTTTTGACTCCGGAAGCTTGGATGCGACAGTTTAAGGTCAATTTTTTTGCTGCAGTTTCATGCATTCGCGAATTGTTTCCTTATCTGATAAAAAATACGATGGGTCCCAGGATTATAAATGTTGGTTCCGTGTCGGGTCATTTTGCATCCCCATTTTTAGGGGCCTATTCCTCTTCAAAATTTGCTTTAAGAGGTTTGACAGATAGTTTGAGGAGAGAGTGTGACTTGTTGGGTATCAAAGTTGTTTTGATCGAACCGGGACCTACCCAAACACCCATCTGGCAAAAGAACCTCGGTGTAGGCAAGCAGTTTGCCGATACAGTTTTTGGGGCATGGATGGAGAAAGCTGACCAGGTGATTCACAACACCGAGGCCAATGCAATGCCGCTTGAAAAATTAAAGACAGTTTTTCAAAAAGCCCTGCAATCAGCGCAACCAAAATCCCGTTATCTTGTGCACAAACATCCTGTTTTGTTCAGGATATTCGTTTACTTTGTGCCTGCAAAATGGGCAGATTTTCTTGTCAAGCGACAATTTTTAAAGAAACAGAATAAATTCCGGCCGATATGATTTTTCATTCAATATTGAGATTGTTTTTTATCATTGGCATCTTTACACCAGCTGTGATATATTCCCAGCCATTTACCTTAGCAGATAGTCTGAGAGGAGCGATTCGAAAGGAAAGAGAATACGATGTGAAGCACTATGATCTGAGGGTCAAATTGGACGTTGATAAAAAATATATTTCAGGTTCCAATGAAATTACAATGGTGGCAGGAACCGATCTGACAGAGATCCAAATTGATCTGTTTGACAATATGAAAATCACGCGGATCAGTAAAGACAAAAAAGAGTTGAAATATCTGCGCATGCACAACGCTGTTTTTGTCGTTTGTCCGTTGAAAAAAAATGAAAGCACCAAAGTAAAAATAGAGTTTGAAGGCCAGCCAATCATCGCAAAGAAAGCACCCTGGGATGGTGGATTTGTATGGTCACAAGACAGCCAGGGAAATCCATGGGTAGCGATCGCCTGTGAAGGAATTGGAGCGAGCCTTTGGTGGCCCAACAAAGATCATTTGTCCGATGAACCCGATTCTATGGACATCCGGATTACGGTTCCAAAATCCTTAAAAGCCATCTCCAATGGTGCACTACAATCCATAGAACCCAGTGGCAAATGGCACAGCTTTCATTGGAAAGTCAGCTATCCGATCAACAACTATAATGTCACACTTTATGCGGGCAATTATATCAGCTATCAAGAACAACACCAATTTAAAAGCGGAGAGAAACTAGTGCTCAATTATCATGTTCTGGATGGACATCAGGATCTTGCGAAAAAGCATTTTGCCCAGGTGCCCAAGGTGTTGGAGGCCTTCGAGCATTTTCTTGGACCTTATCCGTTTATTCGGGACGGATACGCATTGGTGGAAGCGCCATATGCAGGAATGGAACACCAAAGTGCCATCGCTTATGGCAATGGTTTTCAAAACGGATATCTCGGAAGAAAAACACCCCAAAATTTTGAATACGATTATATCATACTCCACGAAACGGGACATGAGTATTTTGGCAATAGCCTTTCCTGCAAAGATCACGCTGAAATGTGGATCCATGAAGGATTCACCACCTATCTTGAAAATCTTTTTGTGGAATACCACCATGGCAAAAAAGCAGGTCTTGAATACCTTCAGGAACAGAGGAAATTGATTAGCAATGACCTTCCTTTGTTAGGCCCTAAAGAGGTAAACTTCCAGAATCTACCCTTAGACATTTATTATAAAGGAGCCTGGATTTTGCAAACCCTGAGACAGGCGATCAACAATGATACTTTGTGGTTTTCCATCCTCCGGGAATTCTACCAACAACACAAATATGGTTTTGCAGAAACCGAAGATTTTATTCGGCTGGTCAATGCCAAAACAAAGAAAGATTATACCATTTTTTTTAGACAGTATTTGATCCACAAGTCCATTCCAAAGCTGGTCTATCAAGTGACACAGCGAGACCAATACACCCAGATCAAATACAAATGGGAGTGCGACGAACCCGATTTTGATTTACCCGTGGAATTTATCATGGACGGTCGGAAAATAAGGCTAGATCCATCCATGGATTGGAAGAATATTGAGTTCAGCAAGCCTTTCTCAAAAGTGGAACCGAACACAAGCGGTATCCTGGTGGAAGAGATTAGAAAGAAAGTGCAATAAAAAATTGAAATAGAGCTGCCCTGATTATTTGGCAGTGTTGGCTTCTTTAATCCTCGCTTTCTTGCCGGAGAGATTTCTAAGATAGAAAAGCTTGGCGCGTCTTACCTGTCCTTTCTTGACCACTTTAATTTCAACAATGTTGAGGGAAGAGAAAGGAATAATTCTTTCTACCCCGACACCGTTAGACACTTTGCGAATCGTAAAGGATTTGTTTTTGCCTTCTCCACGAATATTTATCACATCACCTCTAAAATCCTGCACTCGCTCTTTGTTTCCTTCAATGATTTTGTAACTGAGGATGATGGTATCGCCAGCTGAAAATTCCGGAACATTGCTGACGTTAAGTAACTGATCTTCAACGTATTTTATTAAATTCATGGCGTGCAGTCTTTACTCGTTCTTTAAAATGAAGGGCAAAGGTAAGAAAAAGCGGATTATGTTTGCTAAAGAGTTTTGGTTTTTTTCAACTTGGCCTCCCACAAACCGGAAAGCAGGCAATTATCGGATCAGATTAACATATCCTTTGAGAAACACCGCTTCACCCCTTGGTTTCATATAGTTTACCTGGTACACGTAGACTCCGGGAGGCAAATCTGTACCCGTGTTATTGACTTTACCATTCCAACCCATGATCGGATCATTGCTGACAAATACCTTGCTTCCCCATCTGTCCCAAATCACCATTTCAAATTGGCTCATGTATCCTGTGTAACCGACTCCGTAAAAACGCTCGTTGGTTCCATTGCCATTGGGTGTAAATGCATTGGGCATAAAATAGCTTACGATGGGTTCAACATCAATATAAGCGATGGCCGTATCGGCACATCCATTGAATTTTGAAACGATTTGTTCTATTTTGTATAAGCCGGTGTCCTGAAATTCATAATTTGGATTGGCGCTAAAAAGCGAAATCCTGTCATTAATCAGGTATTTTAGAAAATCCCCGTTGGAAGACTTATCGGAGATCATCAGAATTTTATCATTCGAGTTGAGTTTCTGCGGGGAATAGTCAAAAGCGGCTTCCGGAGTGGTAAATACCTGAATCCAGTTATTGAATGTGGTTTCCGTTTTGCAACCGATTGGAGAGATTAGACTCAATTTGACAGAATACACTCCTGTCTCGTCAAAGACATGGTGGGGTGAAATGGCATTGCTGGTCTTTCCGTCTCCAAACTCCCACAAAATGGTGTAACTGGGATCAATTGGAAAGGATAGATTGTTAAAAAAAACTTCCAGCGGTTGACAACCTTGAAACTTACTGGGTTCGATGACCAGAAGCGCCGGCACCGGAAAATATCGGATTGGCCTCACGATGGAGTCGTGACATCCGTTGATGTCTTTCACCCAGAGTTGAACATCTTTCACTCCGGGCGTTTTAAATTCGTGGGTTGGATTTTGTGCATTGGAAATTTGATTGGTTTCAAAATTCCAGCGCCAGTTTGTGATTCTTCCGGCCTCTGTCACACTCAGATCCGTAAACTGAACAGCTGCGGCAATGCATGTATCGTAGCTAAAGCTAAAATCAGCTTTCAGGTCGGGGAGAATTTTTATCACAATGTCTGCGGAGTCATTGCATTCCTGGTCTGTCTTGTTGATATACATTTTACCCCGGTACACTCCCAGATCCGGAAATGTAATGTTTACGTCTTTTGTATTGTAAAATTCTTTTTGACCATTGATGTCAAATTCCCAGTCGTACGTCTTGATATTGGATTCGAGGGTGCTCTTGTTCAGAATACTGACCGTTTTACTTCCGCAGGAATTGATGACAAACTGCCCGGTGGCTTCTATTGAATCTGCCTGAACAAATGCAGATAGGTTGTTGACACAATTTATTACATTGAATTGAAAATCCCTTTGCGTCAAACTGAGCAAAACTCCATTTCTGTATTCTCTGATGCATACCGCCACGACGTACTGTCCCAATGCATTTGGTACTCCGGTGATCAGGCCAGTGGTTGGATTGACCGAGATGATTGGATTTCCTCCCATCGGAGTGGTGCGCGTATATAGAGGCGCCCTAAATTGGACAGGGTCAAAGGGTGGCGGACATCTTGCAGGATCCGGAGTGACTCCATCACAATCCATGGCACTTCCACCCGGACGGCCTTCAGGAGATCCTGCTTTACCTCCCGCTGTAAAAGGATTGCAAAATTCATAAACAACCACATCCGATTCTGTATCAGTCACACTGTGATCGTATTTTAAAGCCTGTCCCTGGCATATCAGGATGGGAGGAAAGGATTTAAATTTTGGACTGTTGTTGCAAGATCGTTGACCTTCCGGAGTAATCTCCATAAAATAAGAAGCTCCCTGGTCACCCGGTAAAATGATGTTGGTGATGGTTTCATTTCTACAACAACGCTGATAATTGATGTAGTAATTTTGGTTGGAAAGGGGCAAAGTCATGGTGGCAATGTAAACGCCCTCTTCTACGCAAATATTCCCCGGCACTACAACACAGGGATTTAATGAAGAAAGGAATTGAGTGGCTTGAAGGGTAAAATCTACTCTTCTCACAAAAGTGTAATTGTTATTTCCAGTGGTATTAAAAACTCCAATGGTGGCAGGATTGTCAAACAGGGCTCCTCCACCAAAACAATCCCTGTAAATGGTTAATGTGCATGAAATGGTAAAGCTGTTGTTGGTTTGATTGACTCCAAGACAGGTATATGAAAAATCACCGCCAATGATATGCCTTGCCTGCAAACCGAATGCCGTCAAACAGATCATTGTGGTAAAGATTGCTTTTATTTTCATCATCTTTTAAAACTCCATGTAAACATCTTAAATTGTCAATTGGTTAGCTAAAAGTAGCTTTTTTATGAAAATTTGGATTTTGCTTAAAATCTGCAGACGGTACAAGTCCTATGAATGACTCAAAAAACCTTGATTTTTTTGCATCGGGTGATTTATTTCTTTTGGTGTCAGACGGCATGTGGTGTCTGGTTTGCGATTCGGAATCGCCCCAATTGAATTCTCTGCTGAATCCTCCCTCTGCTTATAGTGAATCAAGCTTGCTCACCATGGCTTCTCTCGACATGCTGACGACCTATTACAGCCTTCATCCAAGGATGGATACCATTTTAGAATTTCACAAGCGAAGCATTGATTTTCAATCTTTGGTCAGAAACAAAAGCTGGAATGGTGTGATTCATCACCATCCATCAGAAAGGGTCCGTTTGACCACCGATCCACTTTTGATCCGTTGGATCGAACACACACGAAGACCCGCTATCCTGATACCAATTGCACCGGCCCATTCCATGGCAGAAGTTGAGTTAAAAAATCATGAATTTGCAAAAAGGGCAAACCACCTCCTCCATTCAACATGCAAGGACTTACCCAATCAAGTGCCGATGGTATCTATGGATGCCAATGGGGAATTATTGTTTCACCGCCAATAAGCAGCGTTTCGATCTTATTTCAGAATAATTTCAACTGCTTTTTGGAAAGCCGGATCTGTTTTAAGTCTTTCACCCAAAGCAAATTTTTCACCCATGGTTTTTTCATGGAGCATTTGAGTGGCCAATCCCTCCAATGATATTTTTGCATCCTGCTTGCTGAAAAGATCTGTTCCGATTTTATTCTTATAATCTTTTAAAACATCGGCTACCAGATTCAAATTTTGGAGGTCTTTCTGATGGGTTGCTGCGAGCTTTTTTATCATAATTTCTTCCAACTCAGAGCGAATTTGAGTTTTATCTTCATCTTCTTCGTAAGTCCATGATTTGCCAATGATAAAATCCGGTACAATGGCGAAAGAAGAAAATGAATCTGGCTGTTCTTCGGTAGTCCGTGTACTCAGCCAATCTGTTGGATGACCGGTAAAAGACGCATAGTTTTTTTGAAAACATCTTCCGGAAGGCAAATAGATTCTCGCAGTGGGAATCAATAGTTGGGCACCGCCAGCCAACTGAAAGGATTCCAATACGGTGGCTTTTCCCCGGGTTTCCTGACCCACCACTTTGGCCAGCTTTAATTCCTGAAGGACACCAGCAATGACCTCTGCAGAAGATGCAGTTTGATGATCGGAAAGGATGACTATTTTTTCCAATTGGAAAAATGGTTT
This window of the Saprospiraceae bacterium genome carries:
- a CDS encoding gliding motility-associated C-terminal domain-containing protein, which encodes MIHRIFGLPSLFILISFYLNAQCPEITSTIITPDCLPSCELCEADLLTIRLTGLDLPNGGKIEYYFSEQTGFNPYINQGSLFGTANISTPGGNCRICPELLGFMIDACGSEAQNEFIILWTGSGFNTSSFAFDFDANNNFGAGNGDIGSTCAIAPGPAGMVSCMATSVGGGYNLPGNAIWIIFTSSSPTYPYDFSAVCGLGLKVFVSKNSCNRSIGAFSNFTSNGIRTQSMTINGCACGATVSYDTDDPALIGEGDAWAGGITNGGCAATISGPGSYDPAISTIDPFTFTIPKSWCGKTYEIVGIVNPKPDPMCCPEIFTERFEISVKCPSGRPISKEICEEENGRGTFILEDYEQDVLNPGGQGTIEWYRNANGTGPIQSPFTSSSTTIFARVVEGSCKSDPIPVRLTVNPLPFARPTSMQLCEEKLAGASFRLSDIISTITGNNPLLKVKFFSDPDLNTEIQSPYFSSATSIYAITLNDKCASKPVEIQLIVYPLPPAKSVGDTLCDLGDGTGIFRLKKLDTVITGGVQVDSILYYYDSLTTQPIKDSLRTSGQMIWVVIYQNPCKSNAIPISLFVRKSQNIPPMDFSQCDDGMGQSTFDLKNVIDSLKKNDPGLEVKFYSDKLLTNPLQPPIQISGSDTIYAQTIAKDCFSESVEIRLKSLPLPKANSVSISICGDVNGESFFDPQSLMDQITMGMPHQIEFYSDSLLNNRITGEILTKSHIFYALVDDGTCKSLPALISVEVIPAPEFENKSDTSVCQYYLIPPLKGRNLSSNASMYLDAVGSGTKLQSGDSLFTSSWIYLIDSTKKCITLDSFYVEIELRNSAGSDTKINICEGSQIDLSQYVPARSTGRYYNLSSMEWLPDSLFSAMGLSGQIIEVLFITNFGKVCGPDTAILEIEVKTKLTVGPDSLSAICNNNLSIDLRQTFGAIDPAGKFFDLSQTGALNGYLWDTQVSGHGRFPIMYWIDPANHCISDTAIFTLLIRPTPAIDRLADLVGCNQVILPPITGKYIQHSVGYYNNPNGSGSFYNPGDTIRQSTPLYIYAADSSGSCSDFQMIQVRVSSNAQMDLIKKDLCPDEFFIIGQNRYDRSRPSGQDTIHALNPNECDTLVNVQLEFLQEAKGNYMAQLCDNDFIIVQGKRYDKFNPKGIEILPSASYQMCDSMVELNLNFHPLSFYQYNPILCSDDSLLIHGQIYHKNNLTGFDTLKGMSYLGCDSVVQITVRLIDHAIFTYRDSLCFGETLQINGRTFDQNNPTAFEILKGASHSFCDSIVDIQIYFLPEARGKLVASYCENDEIRINNTIYNSSHPAGTEYFKGSAIMGCDSILEIDLSFDQTVSHLYQKEICRGDSVLIGRKYYSAKNPMGSDTLKNASHTGCDSVLQIEIIVNEPGHSVYQDLFCKDQFIWINGMKFDIDHPTGQAVLPGSNQFGCDSIIDVNLEFIDLQVTHPIEYTILAREKIPLSYTSNFVPVRIEWTPANGLSCTDCPNPDANPIENTNYTLKLVDENGCEHISSLAIVVRTKYEIYIPNAFSPNQDLVNDHFKIYHAPPGSLLKSMQIYDRWGARIFHEGNVSVESMVGWDGRFKGNPVNPGVYVFQILYQVPGQEEQRLTGEITLIR
- a CDS encoding GWxTD domain-containing protein, which encodes MKNRLFLTGLLLLIFLKYTLAIHADVQTFGYYSEGKNYLEICLYIPTEDLKRHYAADSSFNHQVQATLVLKSKEAIQMADKVNLQNKFSNHSAPMLFNLRWEINPGDYELEVILTDLLDIHQEISLIKFVHVEAPPSNPFISDIQLLSTIKSSEDSLHSMVKYGFYYEPLPYSISVPTQYILPYFIETYQTNLLPEKHYYLENELFLLDTFGKSQLIDKWIKRRETKSIDYIVQNKDISHLPSGKYILKASIKDKAQNTYFSTGVEFYRMNPFWDRIHKVQYENSLDERFFQQLSDDSIHIAIKALYTLISTPHQAVADDLINQKKLDGKRMFVYRYWKDSHGANAIEKFQQHMELVNEANRMFYSGFGYGFESDRGRIYLKYGKPIEIFREEIDAGAYPYEIWKYDKIQKTGQNNVKFLFYNLDMGGQNYRLLHSTAYGELSNPKWELELYRKVKDEYEGENPLDAKGVQRAFSRRARDFFNE
- a CDS encoding SDR family NAD(P)-dependent oxidoreductase; its protein translation is MKNENAFIFITGASSGIGRELIHWFSAEFKLIVTVRKEQQKSEIINNYPDVIVVIMDFEQEQSLVNGFDEVRKILNGKSLFALINNAGIAVPGPIAFLTPEAWMRQFKVNFFAAVSCIRELFPYLIKNTMGPRIINVGSVSGHFASPFLGAYSSSKFALRGLTDSLRRECDLLGIKVVLIEPGPTQTPIWQKNLGVGKQFADTVFGAWMEKADQVIHNTEANAMPLEKLKTVFQKALQSAQPKSRYLVHKHPVLFRIFVYFVPAKWADFLVKRQFLKKQNKFRPI